From the genome of Anopheles moucheti chromosome 3, idAnoMoucSN_F20_07, whole genome shotgun sequence, one region includes:
- the LOC128305648 gene encoding intraflagellar transport protein 122 homolog: MRAIPKWVEKIHDSSEKSDVASIHSICYHPEGLQLVVAAGDKVLVYDPLDGNLINSLKGHKDTVYCVAYAKDGKKFASGSADKTVIIWTQKLEGLLKYSHNDSIQCLAFNPISHQLASCAVSDFSFWSSEQKAVQKYKSIARINACAWTNDGQYIALGLANGTISIRNKAGEEKIKIDRPGGANSPVFGLAWNPPATSGSSDILCVIDWAQTLSFYSLGGQMIGKERNFGFDPLCLTFFPNGEFLIVAGCNKALQLFTRDGIRLGLLGEQHDSWIWNAAVHPAGNCVVVGCQDGTLGCYTLAFNTVHALYRERYAFRENMCDVIIQHLVSGQKVRIKCRDLVHKIAIYRNRLAVQLPERVVLYELSSAENQPMHYKVKEKIAKKFDCSLLVVCAQHLVLCQEKKLQSLDFNGVLQREWMMDSFIRYIKVTGGPAGREGLLLGLKSGQVWRIFLDNSLPILVTTVLSSVRCLDLNASRTKLAVVDDAGRLVVRDLIADTMLYQDASVNSVAWNTHLESMLCYSHTTGGLSVRVGSLPPRSPQTMLGVVVGLCGATAFCLRGNVMSNVPLALGATMWQFVEAGLFEDAYQVACLGVPLSDWEGLAQAALDALNYQVARDAYVKVRNLPWLELIGDLKERQKRGETSKEVLLAETYAFAGKYKDAARLYQKSGNNSKALAMYSDLRMFDLAQEFLKEGSAADRKELIRRRAEWACSVHEPRAAAELLLSAGEPERAIEIVAEQGWADVLLDIGRRLTASEKAPLELIASHLRRLKALPLAAEIYRKLGEEEQVVQLHVEARDWPEAFRLAEHLPKVLPSIHFQHAQWLAESDQFISAHEAYILAGKPHEATKLLRNLVECAVSEERYLDAGYYTWLRAKQALKLLDDTKQTMDANDSGVTDYRSLLKLSSIYYAYNTINSYLKEPFTSSPPLTLFNTSRFVVNQINGTIPPKGISLFAVYYTLSKQAKVLGANKLHLQINNKLQSLKIPAGIQEQVDISYISSRACPGGFNDPEELLPMCYKCSNYSPHLHGNRCPNCQQEYVFSYVSFEILPLAEFAPEAGISELDAERLLLAPPKSSTYDQQDQFIQEDIIDTYPSTLDRDALRAIDPREVIIVRGPAPLATRYYRNLLPELQITVCSECNQVFHSEDFELQFLQKGHCPFCRSTDESLMN; the protein is encoded by the exons ATGCGCGCCATTCCGAAATGGGTTGAGAAAATACACGATTCTAGCGAGAAGAGCGATGTCGCTAG TATCCACTCGATATGCTATCATCCGGAGGGGCTTCAGCTGGTGGTCGCAGCCGGGGACAAAGTGTTAGTATACGATCCTCTCGACGGTAATCTGATCAATTCACTAAAGGGCCACAAAGACACGGTTTATTGTGTGGCGTACGCGAAGGATGGCAAAAAGTTTGCCTCGGGAAGTGCGGATAAAACGGTGATCATATGGACGCAGAAGCTGGAAGGATTGCTGAAATATTC GCATAACGATTCGATCCAATGTTTAGCGTTCAACCCAATCTCGCACCAGCTGGCCTCGTGTGCGGTGTCAGATTTTTCCTTCTGGTCATCCGAGCAGAAAGctgtacaaaagtacaaatcGATCGCGCGCATTAATGCCTGCGCCTGGACGAACGATGGACAGTACATCGCGCTCGGGCTGGCAAATGGAACGATCTCGATACGCAACAAGGCTGGCGAGGAAAAGATTAAGATCGATCGTCCGGGCGGTGCGAACAGTCCGGTTTTCGGACTAGCCTGGAACCCACCGGCAACGTCTGGTTCGTCGGACATACTATGTGTGATCGATTGGGCCCAGACGTTGTCGTTCTACTCGCTCGGTGGTCAGATGATTGGGAAGGAGCGAAACTTTGGCTTTGATCCGTTGTGTTTAACGTTTTTCCCGAACGGAGAGTTCCTGATCGTTGCCGGTTGCAACAAGGCTCTTCAACTGTTTACTCGCGATGGCATACGTCTGGGGTTGCTTGGGGAACAACACGATTCCTGGATTTGGAACGCAGCGGTACATCCTGCTGGGAACTGTGTA GTCGTTGGCTGTCAGGACGGAACGTTGGGATGTTACACACTGGCATTCAACACTGTGCACGCATTGTACCGCGAACGGTACGCTTTCCGCGAGAACATGTGCGATGTAATCATCCAGCATCTCGTATCAGGCCAGAAGGTTCGTATCAAGTGCCGCGATCTGGTGCACAAGATCGCAATCTATCGCAACCGGCTAGCCGTGCAGCTCCCGGAACGGGTTGTGCTGTACGAGCTGAGTTCAGCTGAAAATCAACCGATGCACTACAAAGTGAAAGAAAAGATAGCGAAAAAGTTCGACTGCAGTTTGCTGGTCGTTTGTGCCCAACATCTGGTGCTGTGCCAGGAGAAGAAACTGCAAAGCCTCGATTTCAACGGTGTGCTGCAGCGCGAATGGATGATGGATAGCTTTATACGGTACATCAAGGTTACGGGCGGTCCAGCCGGCCGCGAAGGGTTGCTATTGGGATTGAAAAGTGGTCAGGTTTGGAGGATCTTTCTCGATAACTCACTACCAATCCTGGTCACCACGGTGCTGTCGTCGGTGCGTTGTCTCGATTTGAATGCGTCGCGCACCAAACTGGCCGTGGTGGATGATGCCGGACGGTTGGTAGTACGGGATCTTATCGCCGACACGATGCTCTATCAGGATGCGAGCGTAAATTCGGTCGCCTGGAACACACATCTTGAGTCGATGCTGTGCTACTCCCATACGACCGGTGGATTAAGCGTACGTGTCGGATCACTGCCGCCGCGAAGCCCACAAACCATGCTCGGAGTTGTGGTGGGTTTGTGTGGAGCGACTGCCTTCTGTCTGCGTGGTAACGTTATGAGCAACGTGCCGCTAGCACTCGGCGCCACTATGTGGCAATTCGTCGAGGCGGGTTTGTTTGA GGATGCATATCAGGTCGCATGCTTGGGAGTGCCGTTATCCGACTGGGAAGGACTTGCGCAAGCCGCGTTGGATGCGCTAAATTATCAGGTGGCGCGTGACGCTTATGTAAAGGTGCGCAATTTGCCCTGGCTCGAGTTGATCGGTGATCTGAAGGAGCGTCAGAAACGTGGCGAAACTTCCAAAGAAGTGTTGCTAGCGGAAACGTATGCATTCGCGGGAAAGTACAAAGACGCGGCCCGGTTGTATCAGAAATCgggcaacaacagcaaagccCTGGCCATGTACAGCGATTTGCGAATGTTCGATCTTGCCCAGGAGTTCCTGAAGGAAGGAAGTGCCGCCGATCGCAAGGAGCTGATACGTCGACGGGCTGAGTGGGCCTGCTCGGTACATGAGCCACGAGCTGCGGCGGAGCTTTTGCTATCGGCCGGCGAACCGGAACGTGCGATCGAAATCGTAGCCGAGCAGGGTTGGGCCGATGTGTTGCTGGATATTGGGCGACGATTGACTGCTTCGGAAAAAGCACCCCTTGAGCTAATCGCTAGCCACCTACGGCGGTTGAAAGCGCTACCGCTTGCGGCGGAAATTTATCGTAAGCTTGGCGAGGAAGAACAGGTCGTTCAGTTGCATGTGGAGGCGAGAGATTGGCCGGAAGCGTTTCGTTTGGCCGAACATCTTCCGAAAGTGTTGCCCTCGATTCATTTCCAACATGCGCAGTGGCTTGCTGAATCGGATCAGTTTATATCGGCGCACGAAGCTTACATCTTGGCGGGAAAACCACACGAAGCAACGAAATTGCTACGGAATCTGGTAGAATGTGCCGTGTCCGAGGAACGCTACCTAGATGCGGGTTATTACACGTGGTTAAGAGCAAAACAGGCGCTTAAGCTGCTCGACGATACTAAACAGACGATGGATGCGAACGATTCCGGCGTGACGGACTATCGATCGTTGTTGAAGCTGTCGTCGATCTACTACGCCTACAATACGATCAATTCTTATCTGAAGGAACCTTTCACGAGTAGCCCTCCGCTGACGTTGTTTAACACGAGTCGCTTTGTGGTGAATCAAATCAATGGAACAATACCTCCGAAGGGTATCAGTTTGTT TGCCGTATACTACACCCTGTCGAAGCAAGCGAAGGTGCTCGGTGCAAATAAGCTACATCTGCAGATCAACAACAAGCTGCAATCGTTGAAGATTCCTGCGGGCATTCAGGAGCAGGTGGACATAAGCTACATTAGTAGTCGTGCCTGTCCCGGTGGATTTAACGACCCAGAGGAACTGTTACCGATGTGCTACAAGTGTTCGAACTACAGTCCGCATTTGCACGGCAATCGGTGCCCCAATTGTCAGCAGGAGTACGTCTTCTCTTACGTTTCCTTTGAAATTCTACCGTTGGCGGAGTTCGCACCGGAGGCAGGCATTAGCGAACTCGATGCGGAACGGTTACTCTTGGCACCACCGAAGAGTTCTACCTACGATCAACAAGATCAATTTATTCAGGAG GATATCATTGATACCTATCCATCCACACTCGATCGCGATGCGCTGCGAGCGATCGACCCGAGGGAGGTGATCATTGTACGCGGTCCTGCTCCGCTAGCGACGCGATACTATCGTAACTTGCTGCCCGAGCTGCAAATCACCGTCTGTTCCGAATGCAACCAGGTATTTCATTCGGAAGACTTTGAGCTACAGTTTTTGCAGAAGGGCCACTGTCCATTCTGTCGTTCCACGGACGAAAGCCTCATGAATTGA